The following nucleotide sequence is from Trifolium pratense cultivar HEN17-A07 linkage group LG2, ARS_RC_1.1, whole genome shotgun sequence.
ACACTCCACAAGACCATATCAAATCAATAACTTCTTTAGCATcgtatagaaataaaaaaaaaaaaagacgttAGTATTCTCAATTTACAAAAACATGAAAATATTTAAGTTGTCTTCAATAAATTAGTTCTTTAACTGACAAAATATTTGAACCGTTATCTTTTTCATTTAACTccattaatttcttttaaaatgatTGTTTTGATGTTGTGGTggcaattttaaattttaaattttgctaattattttctttaaaaaaactttGCTACGATCAATCCCAAGTTTTCTTCCTTTTTCATCTTCACAATTAGCAATGAAAAGCAAAAGCATAGAATAAACATATTTGGCTTCATGATGACCCTCTAATGCAGCCTTTATCATATTCTCCAAACCCGAATTCACTATCAAAGTACTAAAATATTGAACCATGCCTTCACGATAAATAATCTCCAAATTTCTACTTTCTTTACAACGTCTCAAAAATGAAGTTTCTTTTCAATCTGTGAACCATGAAAGTGGAATAAAAGCCAAGTTATCCATCGATGTACGTTGATAAACATAACCATCTTATGAAGCATTAAGAAATTCTTTGCAACTAAGTTTCACTTTGCAAAAATCAGTCATTTCGTGATGCAACTTTTCCCACAATCTCCACTAATAAATCCTTTGGAAGAGCAAAGAAGGAATTCAATAAGCTTAATAATAAGAATAGAAACAAATTTTATCCACATGGAATCGTTTCTATTCTTGTTCTTAAGCTTATTGAGTTCCTTCTTTGCTCTTAAAGAAACCATGCGGATAAACTTTGCATTGAGATGACGAAAATAAAGAAGATCAAATCTTTTAAGTATGACAACAAAACTTCctgattttattctttttaaaaaataaattgcttaGAGAAAAAAATACGGTAACTATTCCACTATCGGTTTCTCACACTACATTTTTTAACATTATGCCTATAATAAGATAAGTTTACAATACAATTTCAAAAGTAAATATTGTCAATCAACATCTAAAACAATGATATTAAGCTTTCCATTCCTATCATACCCGCTCTCAATGGTTAAGAAATCAAATACACGTTGCCAGGTGAGTGGGATAGTTCAGTAACAAAAGCTTGAAAACGTTGTCTGCATGTTGAAACTTATTAGacaaatgttaaatagtgcctCTAGGTACTTGtgaacaatttaaatttagaattttttttcttaaaaatagtaTAATCAACATGTTATAAGTCTAGATTTTGATATTTTCACATACAACCTCACATTATTCTTTGGACTCTTCATAACAGATAGATGAATCATTTGCATCTTCTTTCTCAATGCATTTTAAAGTCAGACATAATTTCAGAGAGGAAGTTTTTATGCTAAAATAGCCAACATTGGTTTATCTACTACTAGCTTCACTTTGTGAAATAGTTTGCCTAACTTCTATCTGAAATGATTTTAATCACAATAGGCTAGATTTACATTGTATAGATTTTGTTGACTTTAGTtgtttatgtttgaattgatCATGTCTTAtttctgcactcttttttctTTGACCAAGGTTTTATCCAATTGGATTTTTGTTGGTAAGGGTTTTTAATGAGACACGGGGATTCTCACGCCTTAGATTTtgatcaatctttttttttttttttacacatgatctatttttttttatttaacaataatatcgtcgaactttgtaaaaaaaaaagaaaaaatcgtCGAACCCATTTGCTTCAGACCTAACAACACCCTTGCCTCTCTGCCACCACACCATCTCGCAGCGCCGTCCTCTACAACGTCATCCTCCACAACATTTTTCTACTACAACACCTTTTTTCTCATGTCACCATTCTCTCCTTGAAGTCGGCAGGGGCACGGTGGCGATAGCCATGACTGGTGGTTTGGACTATTTGCTCGTCTTTCTAATTAGTTTGTTATTTAAAgggtttttttaaaataataataaaaaaagatataatGCTAGACACATGGCATTATCTAATACAACAAATTAAACCAGATTAATTAATTGAAAGGCAAGGTGTTATTCGCACCTCAAAGGCAAACAATCGGATCCAGGGCAAAAAAAACCTAACTTTAAATTTGAGCCGTTGAGAGTGTTAACTGACACGTAACACATATCTAACAAAGAAACATGATAGGAAATGTACGATATGAACATAAGCAAATCCAAACTCGGATTTGATACGTGTTTTGTGCTGCATAGAATACGAAGAGTTTTTTTACGTGCAAATGAAAATAGCTATGGTTACTTTATAGTTTAAGATTAAGATTCGAATAATACTAACTCTATTCttctaaaattattaaaaaggcATAATAAAGTAGCATATACATGTTGAGGGTGTTTCCACTAAGGTACTGTTTATTGTTCATGCAAAGTAGTATATTTCATTAAATCTACAATTAAAGAAAAGACATTAATTGGCTACTATCTCAAATGCAACATCAATTAGGGTGCGTTTGGCCctacttttttttggtttaaaagtcactttaaacttaaagttgaaaataagaaattttaagttaaagttgaagttgtttggtattttttatttttttcaacttaattagTACTTTTAAGTTACAATCTGTTTGGtgaaatatttctatattttttttgacattgaaatacaaatttatcataaataaCATGAAATTCAAAGAGTTTAAGAAAtaattcaaaactaaaaaaaaaatcatcacaatcttattgtaaaaaaaaatcacctttaTATGGTGATAAATATCCTTTCATGTTTGGATATCCAGCATCAACTAAATAGTATTTtcctataaatatttaaaacaaaagtTATAGTTAGTTTATGTGAAAAAATGATTctgataaatatataaatgacaaattttatttataacataaataTTAGTCGTACCTTCAGGAGGATGAGGGAAAACacttttcatttcttcaatAACAGACGAAAGAATACGAGTTTCATGTGCAGTACCAGGccatccaacaacaacaaaagtgaTTAACATATCAAAGTTACACACTAACATGACGTTCTGTGTTGGATATCCCTTTCTTCCAATATAGGGAATTTGATCTTTAGTGGGAACAATTGCAGGAATATGTGTTCCATCTATAGCACCGATGCATCCTTCAAAGTATGGCCAATACCTTCGATCATCCTTGATTTTGGAGGGAATTTCTACAAAGTTAAAATCTGGAGGCTTCACGAATTCTTTTGCTAGTAAACATAAACTTTCTAGAACTTCAGTAAACTTCCTACTTACGGCCTCTCCCGACTTTCgaaatttattttgaatatttcGATTAGTTTCACTATGCGCACAACTCCAAAGAAACATAGCAAGTGCTTCCAATGATGTCATTTCTTTAGATGGGTGCAATCATCCCCTACTCACTAATAATTTTTCAAGTTTCAATATAGCATGAGTTTCCattctaaacatgttataactTTCACCTGGAGTGTTAAGAGTTTCTCGAACCCAAGTCCATCCATGAGAATAAAGAAATCTATTACCTTGCTTCAATAGGTACTTCATATAATAGTCATATGCAATTATTGCTGCCCCGtaacatattttataaaacttacattttctttttttaacttttcttgAATGCTCATTGATTTGATTAGAAGAcatgtgaaaataatttgaaaacaatGAAATTACCAAATGttaatacatataaattaaagtaGCTCAAATGCATAAATAGTAATGCAAAATCTCAACAAAagtatcataaaataaaataacaaattaattcgaAGCTTAAGCTTAAGCTAATTattggataaaacataaagcaAGATCTAAACCTAAAGCATAAATCTCAAGCTTAAGCTAATTATTGGATAAAGCATAAAGCAAGGTCTAAACCTAAAGCATAAATCTCAAGCTTAAGCTAATTATTGGATGATTTCTTTTCAGCATACTTGTATAGAATCCACTCTACCAAATCATCCTTAGATTCTTTTAAGGATATTAGCAAGACTCTATTTTGTTCATCTTTAAGCATTTCTAAAGCATAACTAAATTGTTGACTATTCAAAAAACCTTCATCCTTTgcttttttcaataatttaacaCAATCTGGAATAGAGTATTGGCCATGGACATGAGATGTAGCAGCAATTCCAGCCTTTTCAACATCATTATGATCTTCGGCTGCTTCAACTAATCGCTCAAATGTTTTTCTCATTGCTAATGTTGTCCCAACCTTTGCCCTACCCTTTGCTGCCTTTTCTCCCATATTTGACAcaatctttcttttctttttgaattGAGTATTTTCCACAAGGGTAAGGTCTTCATCATTATATCCACTATCATCAGATTCAATAATTTCATCTGGCACATTTGTCGTTGTATTATTGATATTAGATTCAGATGGAACACCCAAAGCCGGTGTCCATTGGTATTGACTTGTTGCCACTGCCTCCCCGAATATGAATTCCATTTCATCACGAAATTCTAAACCTTGATAGCGAAATTTTGCATATTTTACATTCTCCTGCATAATCAATAACAAAAGCCAATAGTTAGGCAAATCAAATCCTCATACTCAACTTTAAggagataaaaaattaaatattcataATACTCACCCTTATCTTAGCCTCCCACCATGAAGGATCAGCATCAATATTTCCTGTCGCGTGATTCCAGCCCAAACCTGTTTCTTTAGCAATTAATTGTTTCCAGGTGGTCCAATCCGTTCTCAAAGTATCCATTCTATTTCTCAACTGCTTTTGGTTATATTTTCTATTAGCACGTTTATTGAATTCTTCGCGTATTTCTTCCCATTTCTTATGCTTAAAACCAGTTCCTGGCTTTCCACATTTACGGATTTCATCCATACAAAGGTCTAGTAATATTTTGGTATCCAATGGAATGTTCCACTTtgctttttcaaaattttcagatTTACATGGATGACTTTCTTTAGATGCCATAACTgtaatatatttcaaaaatcataaataattacAAGCAAACTAATATTTtgcaatataatatttaaactaCCCGATCAATATAGTTTGTTGCCTATATCTTTATCatcaaatgataaataaaatatctatatcaaatatatttatgtttcGGTCCTAGTTTGTTCTTTTCAATTTATTGTGCTATTCATAGGGAGTTTAATTGGTTGCTACTAATTAAGGGGATTTGGATATTCTCcaatttttcttcatattttctctcctttttcttaatctaatggataattttctctcatttttattctttgtaatttacTAACCCCtagattaagaaaaatgagagaaaacatgagagaaaattggagaggatccaaattgGTTTTGTATGCGAGACATGGATCATCTTGTTTCATGCAATTTGCTTGCTATTTGTTCTACTCTTACTGATCTAGGCATGACTTACAACTATTATTAATTCAATCATATCTCTTtgcatttgaaaaaaaatgcaaatatatagtaaagaaaataaataaattttacaagatAGATAATAGGTGATAAAGaacaaatagacaaaaaaaaattaatagaaactAAGGAATAAGAAAGCAAAAACTGAATGATGTATATCTCAAATAAATGGCAtaaagtaaaaaacaaaactaagcaacaaaaggacaaaaaataacaaaatggtatgaattaaacaaatcaaaaagaaaatcatacCTGCTGCAACTATGCAAGTGTCAGGCGCCGTTAGGGTTTTGGCATGTGGTGTAAGCAaagcataataataatatggaaaatgctaaatggtgcccccggggcactgtttaaggaatcaaatatagtaatatcatattaaaGTTTGTGCAGTTAatgcctcgaaagtctaaaaagtgttattttcaattttaaaatttccttttttggtttccttaaccagtgccccgagggcaccggttagcatgaccctaataATATATAGCAGTCAGAACATTGTAAAAAGGGCAAACAATTGTAGCGGGAACTAttgcctaaaataaaataaaagcgGGAATTGTGCgtttttttacggtaaaaagCGGGAACAGTGcagacaaaataaaataaaatataaattggcATACACGAGAATCGATGGGCAGACCTCTAGAGTGAATCATCCGTATAAGTTGGTTTTAAgttggttttttcttcttttttattaagtcacttatattatattttcttcacaaaaaaaaagacactttttattttaagaacttttataaaattatgtttGGCCCTACTTCCACTTAAAAGAAATAgtaaagtagaaaataagtaagGCCAAACACTACCTTAGAACCTTTGTTTCTTTTCCAGTCTTGTTAGGATATCAATCACAAATTCACAGTTACTCAAAAAAGTGCAGCACAACTCATAACATACAGCTCCTTGTCTCTTCCCACTCTTCACCCATAGTAGGGCTAAATATTTTGCTTAAGATACAACCATTCCTCTATTAAACCTGCTGAAAACAAATTGCTTCCACTTCATAGATGAAGTAAaaagaggattttttttttatcttttctatttttactagTAGAAGAATCGGAAAGAAGATTCCTCGACATTGCTTCTTTTTCATATCAGTCCCTGGCGCTGTAAATCAGTGTATGTCTTCTTATTATAGATGTTGCCTTCTTTGTCTTCGTACTCTTCCTCTAGATCTGGGCGCCACTTGTTCACTCCTTGTCTCTGCTGTATCTTCTTCCAGAGCTCCTTTGCTTCCTGCAACAGAGCATGGTACCATAAATGTCACATTAaataacaaattcaaaataaattttgtcgGAAACTAGTTGAGAAGGACTGTAGAGTCCTAGAGAGAAACAGCACCAGTAATTTCAACTTTCAAGAAAAGTTTAATGCTTGGTGGTTAAGTTTATATCCTGACATTTTAATGCACGCTATATTTGTTCAGTTTAGACCAAAGAGCAAAAAATGTAACATCAATGTCAAATAATTTCAGTTTGTAAATTGTGAAGGATCTGGTGAGACC
It contains:
- the LOC123909273 gene encoding uncharacterized protein LOC123909273, translated to MASKESHPCKSENFEKAKWNIPLDTKILLDLCMDEIRKCGKPGTGFKHKKWEEIREEFNKRANRKYNQKQLRNRMDTLRTDWTTWKQLIAKETGLGWNHATGNIDADPSWWEAKIRENVKYAKFRYQGLEFRDEMEFIFGEAVATSQYQWTPALGVPSESNINNTTTNVPDEIIESDDSGYNDEDLTLVENTQFKKKRKIVSNMGEKAAKGRAKVGTTLAMRKTFERLVEAAEDHNDVEKAGIAATSHVHGQYSIPDCVKLLKKAKDEGFLNSQQFSYALEMLKDEQNRVLLISLKESKDDLVEWILYKYAEKKSSNN